The following proteins are co-located in the Citrobacter freundii ATCC 8090 = MTCC 1658 = NBRC 12681 genome:
- the pdxA gene encoding 4-hydroxythreonine-4-phosphate dehydrogenase PdxA yields MARTQRVVITPGEPAGIGPDLVVQLAQRDWPVELVVCADAGLLSDRAAMLGLPLSLLPYSPDTPARPQSAGTLTLLPVALRAPAVAGQLAVENGQYVVDTLARACDGCLQGEFAALITGPVHKGVINDAGVPFTGHTEFFEERSQAKKVVMMLATEELRVALATTHLPLRAVADAITPALLQEVIGILHHDLRTKFGIADPHILVCGLNPHAGEGGHMGTEEIDTLIPVLDELRAQGMKLNGPLPADTLFQPKYLDHADAVLAMYHDQGLPVLKYQGFGRGVNITLGLPFIRTSVDHGTALELAGHGQADVGSFITALNLAIKMIVNTNE; encoded by the coding sequence ATGGCTCGTACTCAACGTGTTGTTATCACTCCCGGCGAACCCGCCGGGATTGGCCCGGACCTGGTGGTTCAGCTCGCCCAGCGCGATTGGCCTGTAGAACTCGTTGTCTGTGCGGATGCAGGACTTCTCAGTGACCGAGCAGCGATGCTCGGTTTACCGCTTTCACTCCTCCCTTACTCTCCAGATACCCCAGCCAGACCGCAATCAGCAGGCACATTGACGCTGTTACCGGTTGCGCTGCGGGCACCTGCTGTCGCGGGTCAGTTGGCGGTAGAAAACGGGCAATATGTAGTGGATACGCTGGCTCGCGCCTGCGATGGTTGTCTGCAAGGTGAGTTTGCGGCGTTGATCACCGGTCCGGTTCACAAGGGCGTAATCAATGACGCAGGCGTTCCGTTTACCGGGCATACCGAGTTTTTTGAAGAGCGCTCACAGGCAAAGAAAGTTGTTATGATGCTGGCGACCGAAGAGCTGCGCGTTGCCCTGGCAACCACGCATTTGCCGCTCAGAGCCGTTGCCGACGCCATTACGCCCGCCCTGCTTCAGGAAGTGATCGGCATTTTGCATCATGATTTACGCACTAAGTTCGGCATTGCCGATCCACATATTCTGGTGTGCGGTCTTAACCCGCATGCTGGTGAAGGCGGTCATATGGGAACGGAAGAGATAGACACCCTCATTCCGGTACTCGATGAACTGCGTGCGCAGGGGATGAAATTAAACGGCCCGCTGCCCGCAGATACGCTTTTTCAGCCCAAATATCTCGACCACGCGGATGCCGTGCTGGCAATGTACCACGATCAGGGTCTCCCCGTGCTAAAATACCAGGGATTTGGTCGCGGTGTGAATATCACGCTGGGCCTGCCCTTTATTCGCACATCCGTCGATCACGGCACCGCACTTGAACTCGCGGGCCATGGACAAGCAGATGTCGGCAGTTTTATTACGGCGCTTAATCTCGCCATCAAAATGATTGTTAATACCAATGAATAA
- the surA gene encoding peptidylprolyl isomerase SurA, whose product MKNWKTLLLGIAMIANTSFAAPQVVDKVAAVVNNGVVLESDVDGLMQSVKLNAGQAGQQLPDDATLRHQILERLIMDQILLQMGQKMGVKISDEQLDQAIANIAKQNNMTLDQMRSRLAQDGLSYSTYRSQIRKEMTISEVRNNEVRRRVTILPQEVDALAQQVGNQNDASTELNLSHILIPLPENPTSDQVNAAESQARSVVDEARNGSDFGKLAITYSADQQALKGGQMGWGRIQELPGIFAQALSTAKKGDIIGPIRSGVGFHILKVNDMRGQSQSISVTEVHARHILLKPSPIMTDQQARLKLEQIAADIKSGKTTFAAAAKEFSQDPGSANQGGDLGWAAADIFDPAFRDALTKLHKGQMSAPVHSSFGWHLIELLDTRNVDKTDAAQKDRAYRMLMNRKFSEEAATWMQEQRASAYVKVLSN is encoded by the coding sequence ATGAAGAACTGGAAAACGCTGCTTCTCGGTATCGCCATGATCGCGAATACCAGTTTCGCTGCCCCACAGGTAGTCGATAAAGTCGCAGCCGTCGTCAATAACGGCGTCGTTCTCGAAAGCGACGTCGATGGCTTAATGCAGTCAGTAAAACTTAATGCGGGTCAGGCTGGTCAGCAGTTACCGGACGACGCCACGCTGCGTCATCAGATCCTGGAACGTTTGATCATGGATCAAATCCTCCTGCAAATGGGTCAGAAGATGGGTGTTAAAATCTCTGACGAGCAGTTGGATCAGGCTATTGCCAACATCGCCAAGCAGAACAACATGACGCTGGATCAGATGCGCAGTCGTTTGGCACAGGATGGTTTAAGCTATTCGACCTATCGTAGCCAGATCCGCAAAGAGATGACCATCTCTGAAGTGCGTAACAACGAAGTTCGCCGTCGCGTCACCATCCTGCCTCAGGAAGTGGATGCCCTGGCGCAACAGGTAGGCAACCAAAACGATGCCAGCACCGAACTGAACCTGAGCCACATTCTGATCCCATTACCGGAAAACCCAACTTCCGACCAGGTTAACGCGGCTGAAAGCCAGGCGCGCTCTGTTGTTGATGAAGCGCGTAACGGTAGTGATTTCGGCAAACTGGCTATTACTTATTCCGCTGACCAGCAGGCGCTGAAAGGCGGCCAGATGGGTTGGGGACGTATTCAGGAGCTGCCGGGTATCTTCGCCCAGGCGTTAAGCACTGCGAAAAAAGGCGATATCATCGGCCCAATTCGTTCAGGCGTCGGCTTCCACATCCTGAAAGTCAATGATATGCGTGGCCAAAGCCAGAGCATCTCCGTGACTGAAGTTCACGCCCGCCATATTCTGCTTAAGCCGTCGCCGATCATGACCGATCAGCAGGCGCGTCTGAAGCTGGAACAAATCGCGGCAGATATTAAGAGCGGTAAAACGACCTTCGCGGCAGCCGCTAAAGAGTTTTCTCAGGATCCAGGCTCTGCCAACCAGGGCGGCGATCTGGGTTGGGCTGCAGCGGATATTTTCGACCCAGCTTTCCGCGATGCGCTGACCAAACTTCATAAAGGCCAGATGAGCGCCCCGGTGCACTCCTCTTTCGGTTGGCATCTGATCGAACTGCTGGACACGCGTAACGTTGATAAAACTGACGCGGCGCAGAAAGACAGAGCTTACCGTATGCTGATGAACCGTAAATTCTCGGAAGAAGCAGCAACCTGGATGCAGGAACAGCGCGCCAGCGCTTACGTTAAAGTTCTGAGCAACTAA
- the lptD gene encoding LPS assembly protein LptD translates to MKKRIPTLLATMIASALYSHQGLAADLASQCMLGVPSYDRPLVQGETNELPVTINADNAKGNYPDDAVFTGNVDIAQGNSRLQADEVQLHQKQAEGQPEPIRTVDALGNVHYDDNQVILKGPKGWSNLNTKDTNIWEGDYQMVGRQGRGKADLMKQRGENRYTILENGSFTSCLPGSDTWSVVGSEVIHDREEQVAEIWNARFKLGPVPVFYSPYLQLPVGDKRRSGFLIPNAKYSTNNYFEFYLPYYWNIAPNMDATITPHYMHRRGGIMWENEFRYLTQAGAGLMEFDYLNSDKVYEDEHPKDDNSRRWLFYWQHSGVMDQVWRFNVDYTKVSDTSYFNDFDNKYGSSTDGYATQKFSVGYAVQNFDATVSTKQFQVFDAQNSNSYSAQPQLDVNYYQNDVGPFDTRIYGQAVHFVNTNDNMPEATRVHLEPTINLPLSNNWGSINTEAKLLATHYQQTNLDWYNSNPQNTKLDDSANRVMPQFKVDGKMVFERDMQMLAPGYTQTLEPRAQYLYVPYRDQSHIYNYDSSLLQSDYSGLFRDRTYGGLDRIASANQVTTGVTSRVYDDAAVERFNISVGQIYYFTESRTGDDNIKWENDDKTGSLVWAGDTYWRISDRWGLRSGIQYDTRLDSVATSSSSIEYRRDENRMLQLNYRYASSEYIQATLPSYYSTAEQYKNGISQVGAVASFPIADRWSIVGAYYFDTNVNKEADSMLGLQYNSCCYAIRFGYERKLNGWDNTQKHAIYDNTIGFNIELRGLSSNYGLGTNQMLRSNILPYQSAL, encoded by the coding sequence ATGAAAAAACGTATTCCCACTCTTCTGGCCACCATGATTGCCAGTGCCCTCTATAGCCATCAGGGCCTGGCAGCCGATCTCGCCTCACAGTGTATGCTGGGCGTGCCGAGCTATGACCGTCCTCTGGTACAGGGCGAGACTAATGAATTACCCGTCACCATCAATGCCGACAACGCTAAAGGGAATTATCCCGATGACGCGGTGTTTACCGGCAACGTGGACATCGCACAGGGTAACAGCCGCCTGCAGGCCGACGAAGTACAGCTTCATCAGAAGCAGGCTGAAGGCCAGCCGGAGCCAATACGTACCGTCGATGCGCTGGGCAACGTCCATTATGATGACAATCAGGTTATTCTGAAGGGGCCGAAGGGTTGGTCGAATCTGAATACCAAAGATACCAACATCTGGGAAGGTGATTACCAGATGGTGGGCCGTCAGGGACGCGGGAAAGCCGATCTGATGAAACAGCGTGGCGAAAACCGTTATACCATTCTGGAAAACGGTAGCTTTACCTCCTGTCTGCCAGGTTCCGATACCTGGAGCGTCGTCGGTAGCGAGGTGATCCACGACCGTGAAGAACAGGTCGCAGAGATCTGGAACGCCCGTTTTAAACTGGGTCCGGTTCCGGTCTTTTACAGTCCTTATTTACAGTTACCCGTCGGCGATAAGCGCCGTTCCGGTTTCCTGATCCCGAACGCAAAATATTCCACTAATAACTATTTTGAGTTCTACCTGCCATATTACTGGAACATTGCGCCCAACATGGACGCCACCATCACGCCACATTATATGCACCGTCGTGGCGGGATCATGTGGGAGAACGAATTCCGCTACCTCACCCAAGCGGGTGCGGGCCTGATGGAGTTCGACTACCTGAACTCCGATAAAGTGTATGAGGACGAACATCCGAAGGATGACAATTCACGTCGCTGGCTGTTTTACTGGCAACACTCTGGGGTGATGGACCAGGTGTGGCGTTTCAACGTTGACTATACCAAGGTCAGCGACACCAGCTACTTTAATGATTTCGATAACAAATACGGTTCCAGTACCGACGGCTACGCCACGCAAAAATTCAGCGTCGGCTACGCGGTACAGAACTTTGATGCCACAGTTTCGACCAAGCAGTTCCAGGTCTTCGACGCGCAAAACAGTAACAGCTACTCTGCGCAGCCGCAGTTAGACGTCAACTACTACCAGAATGACGTTGGTCCGTTTGATACCCGTATTTATGGTCAGGCGGTGCACTTCGTTAACACCAACGACAACATGCCGGAAGCGACGCGCGTTCACCTTGAACCGACCATCAATCTGCCATTGTCGAACAACTGGGGAAGCATCAATACCGAAGCAAAACTGCTGGCAACGCACTATCAGCAGACTAATCTGGATTGGTACAACAGCAACCCGCAGAACACCAAGCTCGATGATTCAGCTAACCGCGTCATGCCGCAGTTTAAAGTTGACGGCAAGATGGTGTTTGAGCGTGACATGCAAATGCTGGCGCCGGGTTATACCCAGACGCTGGAGCCGCGCGCGCAGTACCTGTACGTACCGTATCGCGACCAAAGTCATATCTATAACTATGACTCGTCCCTGCTGCAATCCGACTATAGCGGCCTGTTCCGTGACCGTACCTATGGCGGTCTGGACCGCATTGCCTCCGCCAACCAGGTCACAACCGGGGTCACATCTCGCGTTTATGATGACGCAGCCGTTGAACGTTTTAATATATCCGTGGGTCAAATCTACTATTTCACCGAGTCTCGCACCGGCGATGACAACATTAAATGGGAGAATGACGACAAAACGGGCTCACTGGTATGGGCGGGCGATACCTACTGGCGCATCTCCGATCGCTGGGGGTTACGCAGTGGGATCCAGTACGATACCCGTCTGGACAGCGTTGCAACCAGTAGCAGCAGTATCGAATATCGTCGCGACGAAAACCGTATGCTGCAGTTGAACTACCGTTATGCCAGCTCGGAGTATATCCAGGCTACTCTGCCGTCTTACTACTCTACGGCAGAGCAGTATAAAAACGGGATCTCACAGGTGGGCGCAGTGGCAAGCTTCCCAATCGCCGACCGTTGGTCGATTGTTGGCGCTTACTACTTCGATACCAACGTGAACAAAGAAGCAGATTCAATGCTGGGGCTGCAGTACAACTCCTGCTGTTACGCCATTCGCTTCGGTTACGAACGTAAGCTGAACGGCTGGGATAACACCCAGAAACACGCGATTTATGACAACACGATCGGCTTTAATATCGAACTGCGCGGCCTGAGCTCCAACTACGGTCTCGGCACCAACCAAATGTTGCGTTCGAATATTTTGCCGTATCAAAGCGCTTTATGA
- the djlA gene encoding co-chaperone DjlA gives MQYWGKIIGVAVALMMGGGFWGVVLGLLVGHMFDKARMRKMAWFANQRERQALFFATTFEVMGHLTKSKGRVTEADIHIASQLMDRMNLHGDSRTAAQHAFRVGKSDNYPLREKMRQFRSVCFGRFDLIRMFLEIQIQAAFADGSLHPNEREVLYVIAEELGISRTQFDQFLRMMQGGAQFGGGYQQQSGGGSWQQAQRGPTLEDACNVLGVKTTDDATTIKRAYRKLMSEHHPDKLVAKGLPPEMMEMAKQKAQEIQKAYELIKEQKGFK, from the coding sequence ATGCAGTATTGGGGAAAGATAATTGGTGTAGCCGTGGCCTTAATGATGGGTGGCGGCTTCTGGGGTGTGGTTCTGGGGCTGTTAGTTGGCCACATGTTCGACAAAGCCCGCATGCGCAAAATGGCGTGGTTTGCCAACCAACGTGAACGCCAGGCGCTGTTTTTTGCCACCACTTTTGAGGTGATGGGACATCTGACCAAATCCAAAGGTCGCGTCACGGAAGCCGATATTCATATCGCCAGCCAGTTGATGGATCGGATGAATTTGCACGGTGATTCGCGAACGGCTGCACAACACGCCTTCCGGGTAGGAAAATCGGATAATTATCCATTACGTGAAAAGATGCGTCAGTTTCGCAGCGTCTGTTTTGGTCGATTCGATCTGATCCGCATGTTTCTGGAAATTCAAATCCAGGCGGCATTTGCCGATGGGTCGTTACATCCTAATGAGCGTGAAGTGCTGTATGTGATTGCTGAAGAGTTGGGGATCTCACGTACCCAATTTGATCAGTTCCTGCGCATGATGCAGGGCGGCGCACAGTTTGGCGGCGGATATCAGCAGCAGTCTGGCGGCGGTAGCTGGCAGCAGGCGCAACGCGGCCCGACGCTGGAAGACGCCTGTAATGTGCTGGGTGTGAAAACGACCGATGATGCGACTACCATAAAGCGCGCTTACCGTAAGCTGATGAGCGAGCACCATCCGGACAAACTGGTCGCGAAAGGTCTGCCGCCAGAGATGATGGAAATGGCGAAGCAAAAAGCGCAGGAAATCCAGAAGGCTTACGAGTTAATCAAAGAACAAAAAGGCTTTAAATAA